A window of Ranitomeya variabilis isolate aRanVar5 chromosome 2, aRanVar5.hap1, whole genome shotgun sequence contains these coding sequences:
- the TFIP11 gene encoding tuftelin-interacting protein 11 encodes MSMSHLYGKDEDSDGVEMESFQITDWDIQNEFNPNRRKHWQTKEEATYGMWAERDSDDERPSFGGKKARDYSAPVNFISAGIRKPAAEEKSDSDSENETLTPKVEEFQPKKLKTGGNFKPLQKTFAGGIRSGTDFGSWERHTKGIGQKLLQKMGYVPGRGLGKNAQGIIAPIEAKQRKGKGAVGAYGSERTKQSLQDFPTVDSEEEEEKEFQKELSQWRKDPGGVKKKPKYAYKTVEELKAKGMGGKAMSAPQKEVSQVKVIDMTGREQKVYYSYSQISHKHNIPGEPPAAGKEEKPQGFVLPELEHNLQLLIEMTEQEIIQNDRQLQYEKDMVVNLTHELEKLSEVLSREDKAIYNLSQVLKTVEECEQRIQPGCDNPLTLEECARVFQMLQDKYYEEYKMSEKTDLAVAIVYPLMKEYFKDWNPLRDPLYGIDVMTEWKNLLEEGHLSHSAQDASMDSYHRLLWDTWLPFLRNIISQWQPRNCATMVDFLDNWVHLLPVWILDNILDQLIFPKLQKEVENWNPLTDTVPIHSWIHPWLPLMQSRLEPLFSPIRNKLANALQKWHPSDSSAKLILQPWKEVFTPGSWEAFMVKNIVPKLALCLGEFVINPHQQHMDVFHWMMDWEGMISLSGLVGLLEKNFFPKWLQVLCSWLSNSPNYEEITKWYLGWKSMFSDQILAHPGIKDRFNEALDIMNRAVSSNAGVYMQPGARESIAYLTQTERRKDFQYEAMQERRDAESIAQRGIGVAAVPMNFKDLIQSKAEEHNIVFMPLIGKRHEGKQLYNFNRIVIYIDRGVVYVQGEKTWVPTSLQSLIDMAK; translated from the exons ATGTCTATGTCACATCTCTATGGTAAAGATGAGGACAGCGACGGCGTGGAGATGGAAAGCTTCCAGATCACCGACTGGGACATCCAGAACGAATTCAATCCCAACCGGCGGAAGCACTGGCAGACGAAGGAGGAAGCCACCTACGGCATGTGGGCAGAGCGAGACTCTGATGACGAGCGGCCGAGCTTTGGTGGCAAGAA GGCTCGTGATTACTCCGCACCAGTAAATTTCATCAGTGCTGGGATTCGCAAGCCCGCAGCAGAAGAGAAATCTGATAGTGACTCCGAGAACGAGACCCTGACTCCAAAAGTGGAGGAATTCCAGCCAAAGAAGCTGAAAACG GGTGGAAATTTTAAGCCTTTACAGAAAACATTTGCCGGAGGAATCAGATCCGGTACTGATTTTGGCTCCTGGGAGAGACATACCAAGGGAATCGGTCAGAAACTCCTGCAGAAGATGGGCTACGTTCCTGGGAGAGGCCTGGGAAAGAATGCGCAAG GCATCATCGCTCCTATTGAGGCCAAGCAAAGAAAAGGCAAAGGAGCGGTGGGTGCGTACGGCTCAGAAAGAACCAAGCAGTCACTGCAGGATTTCCCTACCGTGGAttctgaggaagaggaggaaaag GAATTTCAGAAAGAATTGAGTCAATGGAGAAAGGACCCAGGTGGAGTCAAGAAGAAGCCCAAATATGCCTATAAGACGGTGGAGGAGCTCAAAGCCAAGGGGATGGGAGGGAAAGCTATGTCTGCACCGCAGAAAGAAGTATCTCAAGTCAAG GTGATTGACATGACTGGACGAGAACAGAAAGTCTATTATAGCTACAGCCAGATCTCCCACAAACACAACATCCCAGGAGAGCCCCCCGCAGCGGGAAAAGAGGAGAAGCCTCAGGGGTTTGTCCTGCCCGAACTAGAGCACAATCTGCAGCTCCTGATCGAGATGACGGAGCAGGAAATCATCCAGAACGACCGGCAGCTGCAGTACGAGAAGGACATGGTTGTGAATCTAACTCACGAGCTGGAGAAACTCTCTGAAGTCTTATCCAGGGAGGACAAGGCCATTTATAACCTGAGCCAGGTCCTGAAAACGGTGGAGGAATGTGAGCAGAGGATTCAGCCGGGCTGCGACAATCCGCTGACGCTGGAAGAGTGCGCACGCGTTTTCCAGATGCTGCAGGACAAGTACTACGAAGAATACAAAATGTCAGAGAAGACAGACCTGGCCGTGGCTATCGTCTACCCCCTGATGAAAGAATACTTCAAGGACTGGAACCCCCTGAGG GACCCTTTGTACGGTATTGACGTCATGACCGAATGGAAGAATCTTCTGGAGGAAGGACATCTATCACATAGTGCGCAGGACGCATCAATGGACTCCTACCATAG ACTTCTCTGGGACACTTGGCTTCCATTCCTGAGGAACATCATCTCACAGTGGCAACCCCGAAACTGCGCCACGATGGTGGACTTCTTGGATAACTGGGTCCACTTGTTGCCGGTTTGGATTCTGGATAATATTTTGGACCAACTCATTTTTCCCAAATTGCAGAAAGAG gtTGAAAACTGGAATCCCCTGACGGACACGGTACCTATACACTCGTGGATTCACCCCTGGCTTCCATTGATGCAGTCCCGGCTGGAGCCGCTGTTCTCTCCCATTAGAAACAAGCTCGCCAACGCCCTCCAGAAGTGGCACCCCAGCGACTCCTCGGCCAAGCTGATTCTGCAGCCATGGAAGGAAGTCTTTACTCCCGGATCGTGGGAAGCCTTCATGGTGAAAAACATTGTGCCCAAACTGG CCTTGTGCCTGGGGGAGTTTGTCATTAATCCGCACCAGCAGCACATGGACGTATTCCACTGGATGATGGATTGGGAGGGGATGATCTCTCTGTCCGGCCTCGTAGGACTCCTGGAGAAAAACTTCTTCCCAAAGTGGCTCCAG GTTTTGTGCTCCTGGCTCAGCAATAGTCCAAACTATGAGGAGATCACAAAGTGGTATCTTGGCTGGAAGTCTATGTTCTCCGACCAGATATTAGCCCATCCAGGAATCAAGGACAGATTTAATGAAGCTTTGGACATAATGAATAGAGCCGTGTCCTCCAATGCTG GGGTTTACATGCAGCCCGGCGCCCGGGAAAGCATCGCCTACCTCACCCAGACAGAGAGGAGAAAAGACTTCCAGTACGAAGCCATGCAGGAGCGCCGGGACGCAGAAAGCATCGCACAGAGAGGCATCGGGGTCGCTGCCGTACCCATGAACTTTAAGGACTTGATCCAGTCTAAAGCAGAGGAGCACAACATCGTCTTTATGCCTCTTATCGGCAAACGGCACGAGGGGAAGCAGCTGTACAACTTCAACCGCATCGTCATCTACATCGACAGGGGGGTGGTGTACGTGCAGGGGgagaagacctgggtgcccacctcGCTGCAGAGCCTGATAGACATGGCCAAGTAG